A genome region from Geobacter pickeringii includes the following:
- a CDS encoding M42 family metallopeptidase: MRSESLDFLKRLVEAPSPSGYEQPAQRVFREYISPYAEVTTDVMGNVIGRIPGGGEGLPRVMLVGHSDEVGFQVKYIDDNGFIYFAAIGGVDAHLTPGKRVRIHTATGEVAGVIGKKPIHLMEEDDRKKVVRLDAQYIDIGAGGKDEVLALVRVGDAVTFVDGMESLLGDRVASRAFDDKAGSFVVAEVLRTVAESGALLPVDLYGVSSVQEEIGLRGGTTSAYRVNPDIGICVEVDFATDQPDVEKKHNGEVKLGRGPVLPRGANINHPLFDLLSGTAGREGIPVQYTGIPRASGTDANVMQISRGGVATALVKIPLRYMHTPVELLSLSDLENAVRLIVAALPGMTGDFIPR, encoded by the coding sequence ATGCGTTCCGAATCCCTTGATTTTCTGAAACGTCTCGTCGAGGCTCCCAGCCCATCGGGGTACGAGCAGCCAGCCCAGCGGGTCTTCCGCGAATACATCTCGCCCTATGCCGAGGTGACGACCGATGTGATGGGGAACGTCATCGGCCGGATTCCGGGGGGCGGGGAGGGCCTTCCGCGGGTGATGCTCGTGGGGCATTCGGACGAGGTCGGTTTCCAGGTGAAGTACATCGACGACAACGGCTTCATCTACTTTGCCGCCATCGGTGGCGTCGACGCCCACCTTACGCCCGGCAAGCGGGTCCGTATCCATACGGCCACGGGAGAGGTCGCCGGGGTCATCGGCAAGAAACCGATCCATCTCATGGAGGAGGATGACCGGAAGAAGGTCGTCCGTCTCGATGCTCAGTACATCGACATCGGTGCCGGCGGCAAGGACGAGGTGCTGGCGCTCGTCCGCGTCGGCGACGCCGTGACGTTTGTCGACGGCATGGAATCCCTCCTCGGTGACCGAGTCGCATCGCGGGCCTTCGATGACAAGGCGGGAAGTTTCGTGGTGGCCGAGGTGCTCCGGACGGTGGCCGAGTCGGGCGCGCTCCTCCCGGTCGATCTCTACGGCGTTTCGTCGGTGCAGGAGGAGATCGGACTGCGGGGGGGAACCACCAGTGCCTACCGCGTCAATCCCGACATCGGCATCTGCGTGGAGGTAGACTTCGCCACCGACCAGCCCGATGTGGAGAAGAAGCATAACGGCGAGGTGAAACTGGGGCGGGGGCCGGTCCTTCCCCGGGGCGCCAATATCAACCATCCCCTGTTCGACCTTCTTTCCGGTACTGCCGGACGCGAAGGGATTCCGGTGCAGTATACCGGCATCCCCCGCGCCTCGGGCACCGACGCCAACGTGATGCAGATCTCCCGCGGTGGCGTTGCCACTGCCCTGGTCAAGATCCCGCTTCGTTACATGCATACCCCGGTGGAACTCCTTTCCCTCTCCGATCTCGAGAATGCCGTGCGGCTCATCGTTGCGGCCCTGCCGGGGATGACGGGAGACTTCATCCCCCGCTGA
- a CDS encoding bifunctional nuclease family protein — MTDTAGATETVDDRPSYRRMSIYGFALDSIAHMPVVILKDAEEANTLPLWLSSTDALSMVAELVRNDASAKSDRKDLLAALLAHLGTEVAEIAIDDMKEGLVTASVSLELNGEMVKLGVRTSEALVLALKHSLPVMVASRLLEDSPLASGDSGERFTKLDERRFVDFLENLDPADLGKYPM, encoded by the coding sequence ATGACTGACACCGCCGGAGCAACGGAAACCGTCGACGATCGTCCCTCCTACCGACGGATGTCCATATACGGCTTCGCCCTTGATTCCATCGCCCACATGCCGGTCGTCATCCTCAAGGATGCCGAGGAGGCGAACACTCTTCCGCTCTGGCTCAGCAGTACCGATGCCCTCTCCATGGTGGCCGAGCTGGTCAGAAACGACGCGTCGGCCAAGAGTGACCGGAAAGACCTCCTGGCGGCGCTGCTCGCTCATCTCGGGACCGAGGTGGCCGAGATCGCCATCGACGACATGAAGGAGGGGCTCGTCACGGCTTCGGTCAGCCTGGAACTGAACGGAGAAATGGTGAAGCTCGGCGTCCGCACCTCCGAGGCCCTCGTCCTCGCGCTCAAGCATTCCCTTCCGGTCATGGTCGCCAGTCGCCTTCTCGAAGACTCACCCCTTGCCTCCGGCGATTCGGGGGAGCGATTCACGAAGCTTGACGAGCGCCGCTTCGTCGATTTCCTGGAAAACCTGGATCCTGCCGATCTCGGCAAATACCCCATGTGA
- the miaB gene encoding tRNA (N6-isopentenyl adenosine(37)-C2)-methylthiotransferase MiaB has product MTNEKLLYIETFGCQMNVSDSEKIASLLKGLGYSSTDDSSRADLIILNTCSVRAKAEEKVYGHLGSFKGLKRERKGLLLGVGGCVAQQEGERLLKKVPWLDLVFGTHNLHLLPEMVQAAERGERRAEVQFIDSDTRLDLFPAGETEGGVTRFVTVMQGCDNFCSYCIVPYVRGREISRRSADILAEIRGAVAAGVKEVTLLGQNVNSYGIKTEGEISFAELLRQVAAIDGLERIRFTTSHPKDISPELIACFAELPKLCGYIHLPAQAGSDAVLSRMNRGYTRQQYLGMVADLKGARPDIQITGDIIVGFPGETDEDFEQTLSLVEEVDYADLFTFIYSVRPGTKAAELPGAVSRKEKQQRFDRLQEMLRIMTRRRNESFVGTRQKVLVEGVSKRGDQLFGRTDGNRVVNFSADPSLVGKIAEVAITFGYQNSLLGELFHD; this is encoded by the coding sequence GTGACAAACGAGAAACTGCTCTACATCGAAACCTTTGGCTGCCAGATGAACGTGAGTGATTCCGAGAAGATCGCGTCGCTTCTGAAGGGACTTGGCTATAGCTCAACCGACGATTCGTCCCGGGCGGATCTGATTATACTTAATACCTGCAGCGTCCGTGCAAAGGCGGAGGAGAAGGTCTACGGCCATCTCGGGAGCTTCAAGGGGCTGAAGCGCGAAAGGAAAGGGCTGCTGCTCGGCGTCGGCGGCTGTGTCGCCCAGCAGGAAGGGGAGCGGCTTCTGAAGAAGGTGCCGTGGCTCGACCTCGTCTTTGGCACCCACAATCTGCACCTTCTCCCTGAAATGGTGCAGGCTGCCGAACGGGGGGAACGGCGTGCCGAGGTCCAGTTCATCGACAGCGATACCCGCCTCGACCTCTTTCCCGCGGGGGAGACCGAGGGCGGCGTCACCCGCTTTGTGACCGTCATGCAGGGGTGCGACAACTTCTGCTCCTACTGCATCGTCCCGTACGTCCGCGGCCGTGAAATCAGCCGCCGCTCCGCCGATATCCTGGCGGAGATCCGGGGCGCCGTAGCCGCCGGGGTGAAAGAGGTGACGCTCCTCGGCCAGAATGTCAACTCCTACGGGATCAAGACGGAGGGGGAGATCTCCTTTGCGGAACTGCTGCGGCAGGTTGCTGCCATCGACGGGCTGGAGCGGATTCGTTTCACCACGTCCCACCCGAAGGATATCTCTCCGGAGCTCATCGCCTGTTTCGCCGAGTTGCCGAAGCTGTGCGGCTACATTCACCTGCCGGCCCAGGCGGGGAGCGATGCGGTTCTGTCGCGCATGAACCGGGGGTACACCCGGCAGCAGTATCTCGGGATGGTCGCCGACCTGAAGGGGGCCCGCCCGGACATCCAGATCACGGGAGATATCATCGTCGGTTTTCCCGGCGAGACGGACGAGGATTTCGAGCAGACGCTCTCCCTGGTGGAGGAGGTGGACTATGCCGATCTCTTCACCTTTATCTATTCGGTGCGCCCGGGAACGAAGGCGGCTGAACTTCCCGGCGCCGTCTCCCGGAAAGAGAAGCAGCAGCGTTTCGACCGGTTGCAGGAGATGCTGCGGATCATGACGCGGCGCCGCAACGAGAGTTTCGTCGGCACGCGGCAGAAGGTGCTCGTGGAAGGGGTGAGCAAGCGGGGAGACCAGCTCTTCGGCCGCACCGACGGCAACCGGGTCGTGAATTTCTCCGCCGATCCGTCACTCGTGGGGAAAATCGCCGAGGTGGCGATCACCTTCGGCTACCAGAATTCGCTCCTGGGGGAACTGTTCCATGACTGA